A window from Hemibagrus wyckioides isolate EC202008001 linkage group LG17, SWU_Hwy_1.0, whole genome shotgun sequence encodes these proteins:
- the lrfn1 gene encoding leucine-rich repeat and fibronectin type III domain-containing protein 1, which yields MERFIFCMMLLGVLVRGQQCPGRCICQTISPTLTLLCAKTGLLFVPHTIDRKTVELRLTDNFITAVRRKDFLNMTSLVHLTLSRNTISQIAPHAFVGLKALRALHMDGNRLTDIKNDQLKGLVNLRHLILGNNQIHHIDPSSFDEFVSTIEDLDLSYNNLRTLPWEAIARMTNINTLTLDHNLIDHIGAGTFTLLTKLVRLDMTSNRLQKLPPDSLFQHAQVLSDPKGSSSSSKLTVSFGGNPLHCNCELLWLRRLTRKDDLETCASPEHLMDKYFWSIQEEEFICEPPLIIKHHVTKPYVMEGQGVTLKCKAMGDPEPTIHWRFPDGKLVHNNSRTILYDNGTLDILITTLKDSGAFNCVASNAAGIATAAVEINMIPLPLFVNNTSHMKEADPGLSDITTSTKSGNNDTKHQDKRVVVDELTSNSAMIHWPSERHIPGIRMYQIQYNSTMDDTLVYRMIPPESKTFRINDLAAGREYELCVLAVYDDGITSLTATRVVGCVHFRTAPETGQCQFAQAQFLGGTMIIIIGGVIVASVLVFIVILMIRYKAYGTADGSKVKGGMSGSVHHSGRATSKKQEHMGESPVGTDCHAIALLSLENETQEEAKALTPPVHPEVAALALVPAPPIPPSRRASLGAPPSDDNQTDSSLTGSTMSLCPMGTSTSDRDRKRTPVAIGLLPGELARARHRFSFDGDYTLFQSHSYPRRARARRHKSSSQLDVSPPTERRITFSSSTEWMLESTV from the exons ATGGAGCGTTTCATTTTTTGCATGATGCTGTTGGGGGTTCTGGTGCGAGGACAGCAGTGCCCAGGCCGATGTATCTGCCAGACCATCTCACCCACcctgaccttgctttgtgccaaGACTGGACTCCTGTTTGTCCCACACACTATTGACCGCAAGACCGTAGAGTTGAGGCTCACGGACAACTTCATCACGGCTGTCCGTAGGAAGGACTTTTTAAACATGACAAGCCTGGTGCACCTGACACTGTCCCGCAATACCATAAGCCAGATTGCACCTCATGCCTTTGTTGGACTCAAAGCATTAAGGGCGCTTCACATGGATGGCAACAGACTGACCGACATAAAGAATGATCAGCTGAAAGGTTTGGTCAACCTTCGACATCTCATCCTCGGGAACAACCAGATTCACCATATTGACCCTTCCTCATTTGATGAGTTTGTATCCACTATTGAGGATTTGGATTTGTCTTACAACAACCTGAGGACGTTGCCATGGGAGGCTATAGCCAGGATgaccaacatcaacacactaACTTTGGATCACAATCTTATTGATCACATAGGAGCTGGAACTTTTACGCTACTCACCAAACTGGTCCGATTGGACATGACGTCCAACCGTTTGCAGAAGCTGCCTCCAGACTCCCTCTTCCAGCATGCTCAAGTGCTGTCTGATCCTAAGGGTAGCTCTAGTTCCTCTAAACTGACAGTGAGTTTTGGTGGGAACCCGCTCCACTGTAACTGCGAGCTGTTGTGGTTGCGCAGGCTCACCCGAAAGGATGACCTGGAAACTTGTGCCTCACCTGAGCATCTTATGGACAAGTACTTCTGGTCCATTCAGGAGGAAGAGTTTATCTGTGAACCCCCACTCATTATCAAGCACCACGTCACTAAGCCGTATGTCATGGAAGGCCAAGGTGTCACACTCAAGTGTAAGGCCATGGGTGATCCAGAACCTACAATTCACTGGCGCTTTCCCGATGGAAAGCTGGTGCACAATAACTCACGTACCATCCTGTATGATAACGGTACTCTGGACATCCTGATTACAACCCTGAAAGACAGCGGGGCGTTCAACTGTGTTGCCTCAAATGCTGCCGGAATTGCCACAGCAGCCGTAGAGATAAACATGATCCCACTGCCGTTGTTCGTCAACAACACAAGTCACATGAAGGAGGCTGACCCTGGCTTGTCTGACATCACCACCTCTACCAAATCTGGCAACAATGACACCAAGCACCAGGACAagagggtggtggtggatgAGCTGACCTCCAACTCAGCCATGATTCACTGGCCTTCGGAGCGACATATTCCTGGAATAAGGATGTACCAGATCCAGTATAACAGTACTATGGATGACACTCTGGTCTACAG GATGATTCCCCCAGAGAGCAAGACGTTCAGGATCAATGACCTGGCGGCAGGACGTGAGTATGAGTTGTGTGTCCTTGCCGTGTATGATGACGGCATCACGTCACTCACTGCCACACGCGTGGTGGGATGTGTCCATTTCCGCACTGCGCCTGAGACCGGACAGTGCCAGTTTGCTCAAGCGCAGTTCCTGGGTGgcaccatgatcatcatcatcggcGGCGTCATTGTGGCCTCTGTGCTCGTCTTCATCGTCATCCTGATGATCCGATACAAGGCGTATGGCACGGCTGATGGCTCCAAAGTCAAAGGTGGAATGTCTGGAAGTGTTCACCACTCGGGTCGTGCCACATCAAAGAAACAGGAGCATATGGGCGAGTCTCCGGTCGGTACAGATTGCCATGCTATTGCGCTGCTCAGCCTTGAGAATGAGACTCAGGAGGAAGCGAAGGCACTGACACCTCCTGTTCACCCAGAGGTGGCGGCTTTGGCTCTGGTACCTGCTCCACCCATCCCACCATCCCGCAGGGCAAGTTTAGGAGCCCCGCCTTCAGATGATAACCAGACAGACAGCAGCCTGACAGGCTCCACCATGTCGCTTTGCCCCATGGGCACCAGTACAAGTGACAGGGACAGGAAGCGGACGCCAGTGGCCATTGGGTTGCTGCCTGGTGAGCTGGCGAGGGCGAGGCACCGCTTCTCATTTGATGGGGACTACACGCTCTTCCAGAGCCACAGCTACCCGAGACGAGCCCGTGCCCGCCGCCACAAATCCAGCTCCCAGCTCGATGTCTCGCCTCCGACTGAACGCCGCATCACGTTCAGCAGCAGCACTGAGTGGATGCTCGAGAGCACAGTGTGA